The following are from one region of the Silurus meridionalis isolate SWU-2019-XX chromosome 25, ASM1480568v1, whole genome shotgun sequence genome:
- the LOC124379077 gene encoding neuferricin, whose product MIKYVVVLISVSLALWSGSEWMNFWISEPGDDQDLVLSKEELSLYNGEKDSKGLYLAILGQVFNVEKGRKHYGRAGGYRFFAGRDASRAFVTGDFTDSGLTDDVSDLSPSQIVALYDWLAFYQKDYTPVGKVIGRFYSEGGKPTDVLLQTETSLAQGLKLKGQAEKENKLYPACNSEWSADRGGRVWCSTKSGGVHRDWAGVPRMLFSPGSGHTRCVCVRLDDSGQSNNRNLQQYKGCPPQAESCPLNPD is encoded by the exons ATGATAAAATATGTTGTGGTGCTTATTTCAGTGAGTTTGGCGCTGTGGAGCGGGTCTGAGTGGATGAACTTTTGGATTTCTGAGCCGGGAGATGATCAGGATTTGGTGCTCAGCAAGGAAGAGCTGTCACTTTATAACGGGGAGAAGGACAGCAAAGGACTTTACCTGGCAATTTTAGGCCAGGTGTTTAATGTTGAAAAGGGGAGGAAGCACTATGGGCGAGCTGGAGGTTATCGGTTTTTTGCAG GCAGAGATGCATCCAGAGCCTTTGTGACAGGCGATTTCACAGACTCAGGGTTGACCGACGATGTCTCGGACCTGTCTCCGTCTCAAATAGTGGCACTCTATGACTGGCTGGCTTTCTATCAGAAGGACTATACACCTGTAG GTAAGGTCATTGGTCGTTTCTACAGTGAGGGCGGAAAGCCCACCGACGTCCTGCTTCAGACGGAGACTTCTTTGGCTCAGGGGCTGAAACTCAAAGGCCAGGCTGAGAAGGAAAACAAACTTTATCCTGCCTGTAACTCCGAGTGGAGCGCGGACCGAGGAGGACGGGTTTGGTGCTCCACTAAAAG TGGTGGAGTGCACAGAGACTGGGCTGGCGTTCCCAGAATGCTCTTCTCACCTGGTTCGGGCCACAcgcgttgtgtgtgtgtacgactGGATGATTCAGGACAATCAAACAACCGAAATCTTCAGCAGTACAAAGGCTGTCCACCTCAGGCAGAGTCGTGTCCCCTTAACCCAGACTGA